A stretch of the Plasmodium berghei ANKA genome assembly, chromosome: 10 genome encodes the following:
- a CDS encoding phosphoenolpyruvate carboxylase produces MENNPNISEVGGEDDGKLRFLIEGKMMETQYPVDFIKPLKGDIKALDFLLFDMLKNNLPPNLYEILCTIHDLSEKYSENPTNENFELLKNCVYNLKDEYLGTIVNAFGHMCVLSNFAEWAHRGRRRKAFEKTFIPNDKIYGAVYETLRGTFNILINNGININDIYDQICNQTIEFVLTTHPTQAIRTSLLKNYIQLGELLLKLDNTNKELYKKKLLCDNLKAYLLSSWKTDVIRRIKPTPIDEAISLLDIVENCIFYRIPNIIRYIDNVLLEYNMPPIKLKSKICLFSSWAGGDRDGNPFVLPETTQYVCYMNKIRGCELFIPMIEKLIRDLTIHQCTVHFKNYVKNLEHNISDIIFDKDKYRLGKKFQWFSPFSKYNKKEIYRRVLLIVLTKLKSVVYVYKALISGESVDPDFKNLMFKSTEEFEEILLECYKSLIESGNALIAEGYLKDVIRNVNIFGLHLMKLDIRQESEKHIQAMNYICEKLNIKKYELLNEEERITFLTDILESNRPIIPNNIEQEPDVPSDFLNIIKTFDMCSKLEESALGAYIISMCQNASDILLVEVFQTSFKKNIHRKTQRVVPLLETIQSLQMSSTILENLIKNKWYRNHLKNNFDNIQEIMIGYSDSGKDGGRLTSAWELFKAQEKLVQIGAKYFIEIRFFHGRGGSVSRGGGPQHLAILSQPINTIKNYIRITIQGEVITQDFGLKGMALRSVETYISALLKCSLLKNKVSIKQEWRDLMDDISELTTKEYRKIVYENPDFVKYFRFATPEIEIGKLNLGSRPSKRKKGNVESLRAIPWVFSWTQNRMHLSVWLGIEEIYQYVMNNNKLQILQDMYTNWPFCTSFFNLISMVMAKASIKIAEEYDILVPNNLKYIGVQLREKLKKSMQLTLLVTNEQNFCDNDQITKRSIETRTKWVTVCNLIQIQALKRLRDKEGNTHLDPNNINFSKHDNNMTLKVSKDKSLLNQISIKNEEINKDDDNNINDGRTNNSTKKYDTESILTKSGSYDKHEYLKDNSYTNSSIIIDSHLSRKKSKLIKNPKFEPLLNYSSPCLHSDFENYGFYDDYIGLEHNKYDKIISKTDYSNYDETSKTYIDYISINDALIVSIKAIAAGMQNTG; encoded by the coding sequence atggaaaataatCCGAATATTTCAGAAGTTGGTGGGGAAGATGACGGGAAATTGAGGTTTTTGATAGAAGGGAAAATGATGGAAACACAATATCCAGTCGATTTTATTAAACCTTTAAAAGGTGATATAAAAGCATtagattttttattatttgacatgttaaaaaataacttaCCTCCAAATTTGTACGAAATATTATGTACAATTCATGATTTATCCGAAAAATATAGTGAAAATCCAactaatgaaaattttgaattattaaaaaactgtgtatataatttaaaagatgAATATCTTGGAACAATTGTTAACGCCTTTGGTCATATGTGTGTATTATCAAACTTTGCTGAATGGGCTCATAGAGGAAGAAGAAGGAAAGCATTTGAAAAAACTTTTATTcctaatgataaaatatatggcGCTGTTTATGAAACATTAAGAGGaacatttaatatattaataaataacggaataaatataaatgatatttatGACCAAATATGTAATCAAACCATTGAGTTTGTTTTAACTACACATCCAACACAAGCTATTAGAACCTCActcttaaaaaattatatacagTTAGGGGAATTGTTACTAAAACTtgataatacaaataaagaattatataaaaaaaaattattgtgTGATAACCTAAAAgcttatttattatcatcttGGAAAACAGATGTAATTAGAAGAATCAAACCAACACCTATCGATGAAGCTATATCTTTACTAGATATAGTtgaaaattgtattttttacagAATACCAAACATTATTAGATATATAGATAATGTATTATTAGAATATAATATGCCTcctattaaattaaaatccaaaatatgtttattttcatcttgGGCAGGTGGAGATAGAGATGGAAATCCATTTGTTTTACCAGAAACGACACAATATGTTtgttatatgaataaaataagagGTTGTGAATTGTTTATTCCTATGATTGAAAAACTAATTAGAGATTTGACAATACATCAATGTACTgttcattttaaaaattatgttaaaaatttagaacataatatatctgatattatttttgataaagataaatatcgattaggaaaaaaatttcaGTGGTTTTCTCCATTTTcaaaatacaataaaaaagaaatatatagaagAGTGCTTTTAATTGTTctaacaaaattaaaaagtgttgtatatgtatataaagcACTAATATCTGGGGAATCTGTTGATCcagattttaaaaatttaatgtttAAAAGTACAGAAGAATTTGAAGAAATTTTATTAGAATGTTATAAAAGTCTTATTGAATCCGGAAATGCATTAATTGCAGAAGGATATTTAAAAGATGTTATCAGaaatgttaatatatttgggTTACATCTTATGAAGTTAGATATTAGACAAGAATCAGAAAAACATATACAAGcaatgaattatatatgtgaaaaattaaatataaaaaaatatgaattattaaatgaagaagaaagaataacatttttaacaGATATACTCGAATCAAATAGACCTATAATACCAAACAACATAGAACAAGAACCAGACGTACCTTcagattttttaaatattattaaaactTTTGATATGTGTTCAAAATTGGAAGAAAGTGCATTAGGAgcttatattatttcaatGTGTCAAAATGCTTCCgatattttattagtaGAGGTATTTCAAAcaagttttaaaaaaaatatacacagAAAAACACAACGTGTTGTACCATTATTAGAAACTATACAATCATTACAAATGTCATCTACTATCttagaaaatttaataaaaaataaatggtaTAGAAaccatttaaaaaataattttgataatattcaGGAAATAATGATAGGATATTCTGATTCAGGAAAAGATGGTGGCCGATTAACTTCTGCATGGGAATTATTTAAAGCACAAGAAAAGCTAGTACAAATCGGggcaaaatattttatagaaaTTCGATTTTTTCATGGTCGAGGTGGTAGCGTTAGTCGAGGTGGTGGACCTCAACATTTAGCAATTTTATCTCAGCCAAttaatacaataaaaaattatataagaaTAACTATACAAGGAGAAGTTATTACACAAGATTTTGGATTGAAAGGTATGGCATTAAGATCTGTTGAAACATATATTAGTGCACTTTTAAAATGTTCtttactaaaaaataaagtttcAATAAAACAAGAATGGAGAGATCTTATGGATGATATTAGTGAACTAACCACTAAAGAATACAGAAAGATTGTTTATGAAAATCCCgattttgttaaatatttcCGATTTGCAACTCCTGAAATAGAAATCggaaaattaaatttaggATCAAGACCatcaaaaagaaaaaaaggaaatgtAGAATCATTAAGAGCTATTCCTTGGGTTTTTTCATGGACTCAAAATAGAATGCATCTATCTGTTTGGTTAGGAATCGaagaaatatatcaatacgttatgaataataataaattacaaATTTTACAAGATATGTATACAAATTGGCCTTTTTGTACAagcttttttaatttaattagtATGGTTATGGCTAAAGctagtataaaaatagcagaagaatatgatattttagttccaaataatttaaaatatataggaGTACAATTACGTGAAAAACTGAAAAAATCAATGCAATTGACTTTACTTGTTACCAATGAACAAAACTTTTGTGATAATGATCAAATAACAAAAAGGTCTATTGAAACTAGAACTAAATGGGTTACTGTTTGTAATTTAATTCAAATACAAGCTCTCAAACGGTTAAGAGACAAAGAAGGAAACACACATCTTGATcctaataatattaatttttctaaacatgataataatatgacaTTAAAAGTATCTAAAGATAAGTCACTTTTAAATCAAatttcaataaaaaatgaagaaataaataaagatgatgataataatataaatgatggACGTACAAATAATtccacaaaaaaatatgatactGAATctattttaacaaaatcAGGTTCATATGATAAGCAcgaatatttaaaagataaCTCCTATACAAATAgtagtattattattgatTCACATTTaagtagaaaaaaaagtaaattaataaaaaatccGAAATTCGAGCctcttttaaattattcatCTCCATGTTTGCATAGtgattttgaaaattatgGATTTTATGATGATTATATAGGGTTAgaacataataaatatgataaaattatcTCAAAAACTGATTATTCTAATTATGATGAAACTTCAAAAACATACATAGattatatttctattaACGATGCTTTAATTGTATCTATAAAGGCAATTGCAGCGGGTATGCAAAATACCGGATAA